From Thermodesulfobacteriota bacterium:
CCGTACGATCCGTTTCCGGCTCGGCAAACAGATCGTGCAGAATGTCTTTATCCGGGAGTTCCCTCAGTTCTTCTTTCTTGATTTTGAGCCAGCATTCGGAGCGGGTCATGCCGTGGCGGGTGTGCTTTTTGGTACCGTTGAAATGAACACACCAGTCCAGCGCCCAGTCGTTAAGTTCCTCGACAGTAAGAGCAGGCTGAAACCGCAACCGGGACTCGAACTTGGATTCCACGATGTTCTGGGCGACTTCCGCCGATCCCTGGCGGCCCGGATTGTGCGGCAGCGATTTTGGGATCTCGATCTCCAGGCGTTCGAGGAATGCCAGGATCGCTTTGGAAATGTTTGCCGCGCCTGCGTCCATGAGCATAAAAAACGGCACCCCGCGGAAGGGGAATTTATCATGCTTGCCGTCGCTCCAGGCGGATAGTAAAAAATCGTACAGGTTTGCCTGGGTTTCTCCGCCGGTATAATAATATTTGACATAGATGGTGTGGCTGAAGTGATCCGCCAGCACATAGCGAATCAGCTTTTTTTTAACGATAGCGAAGTTTTCCCATTTATTTTTATAAAATTTGTCCTCGCGCATCATCCGCATGCCTTTTTGGCCTTTCAGGTAATACTGGATACAGACCGAGGCATCGAAGATATGCACATGATTGGGATGCAAGGAACGCATCTGGATGTGAGGCTCGGGTGTGTTCAGGGCGGCTGCGTTCATTTGCCGGTCTCGCAGCAGTTTGGTGAGCCAGGCAACGCTGCATGTTCCGGGTTCGATAATATGATTGTCCACCGCAATGGAAAGTGCCGTCTCCACGTCCATGATCGTGCCTTTCAACTCCCGGGAGGACGTATGAACCAGGCCGCTGATAAAGTGAAGCTGCTCATCGGTCAGCCTGCACGTACCGGTGTCTTTGCGCTTTTTCCTGCCTGAATCAAAGCCATTTAAGGCTGCGATCCGGTACAGGCTCTGAACCGACTTGCCTGTCATTTTCCGGTAATTTTCGATCACCTGATCTTTGTCTCCGTTTTTGGCTTCCTTGAGTTCCCGTGCCAGATCCTGCCTCCACATGATGTTTATTCCTCATTTTTATCGTCACGTTCATAAGGGGGTACCCAGTCATCGTCATCCTCAATGCCGAAATGAACGGTGGCCTCGTCATAATAAGCGATGATGGTGCGTTTGAAATGCCCCAGGGTTTCGATATAGGCGGCCTTCATCAGGGGGGTCATCTTTTCGGGCATATTGCGCACGTCCATCTTAAGCTCCACGCCCACCAGCATGGTTTTCAGATTTTCCATATCCCGGATGAAGTTTTCCTCACCCGGCTCGAACCCGCGGGCCTTGACCTGGCGCGTAAATTTGGAGAGTTCCTTTTCCTGCTTGTTGATGATTTTTTCCTTGGCTTCCAGGACACGGTCTTTGGCTTTGATGGTGGCGTTGTTATTTTCGATTTGACGGTCTTTTTCTTCCAGGAGGGATTCGATGGCGGCCTGGAGATCTTCGGAATAGTCTGAGGCAAGAGGAATTTTTTCACCGTTGATTTCAACTGCCTCATCATCGACAATTACATTACCGTCAGAAACTGATTTTCGCAGTTTACGAAGGTCTTTGTAGCCGAGTGAAAAGTGGCGACACGTCGCCACAAATTCTTCGCCCAAAATATTTAGATTCTGAATCTGTTCGTCAACCAGCCGTCTTGATTTTCCTAAACGATTACAAAAGGTTTCCCATGTTTCGACCCCCGGAATATCCTTATAAATCTTGGATTCTTTCACCTGTTTCAGCCAGACAAAAGTGGCGACGGTCGCCAGTTTTCCAAACAGATCCGATGTCTCGATTCGACCCATCATGCGGTAAGTTTTGGCTATTAATTTTTCCCTTTTTTCCTGATCGGTCAGAGCCAATTGCTCTTCCATTTGTTCAGTTTCCACGACTGAAAGTGCCGTTTTTGTTACCGGGTCATGATTCTTTTTCTTCGCCATACTAAACCTCCAGTTCTGATAGTTCGTCCTCGGATTTGTCTATTACCGCTTTAAGGTGTGCCTGTTTCCGTGCCCACAGCAATGCTGCCCCCTGGCCGAGTTTAAAATATTCCCCAACCCGCTCGACAAACAGGTCATTTTCATGAGTCGCCAGATGGCACAAGACCGTGTCATATTTGGCGTTGACTCCTTTTGCTACTTCCCTGCCTGAAACTGGGTGCTTTTGGTCCGCTAAAAATTTTAATACGGCATTGGAAAGAGCAACCGATTTAATTTTCCTATAACTCTTCATCCGCGGCATGTTCTCCTTTGACTGGGCATCTTGTCTGGGCGTAGCTTGGAAGCGTAGCCTGAAGCCGAAGGCGACGCCTGGTCCTTTTTACGTCCGGCTTTTTCAATATTTTCCAGAGCGACCATCATTTCCGCCCGGTAGATTTCCAGGCAAGGATCGCAGAAGCCATGCGTGACCGCATCTTTCGGCCCCGGTTTTTCACCAAGATATTTTCCGCATTTACAGCATACTCTTTTCATGAAATCCTCCACTTCTGCCTTTTGCCTCCTGCCTTTGTGCCTGTCTTTTAGAAATTCCGGCCATGCATCGCTTTCCGATGAAAAATGTCTATGGTTAAAATCGCCTGCAGTTTCGAGCGATGCTTGGTTGACTGGGTCGAGCCGGGCAACCCTTTGGAGGTGCAGGCGCAGAAGAAATTTTAAAACAGCCCGTAAGCCCTGGCCATCCACAGATAACCGAAAAAGGCACCGGCGATGAACCACATGAACCGCACGGAAACCCTGTCAAAAGCCTTCATTATCTTTTCCGGCCATGATGATTTTATGTATTCTGACATTTGATTCCCCCTATATATCCGGCTCCAGCATACGCATTTCTTGACGCCCCTTACGGACCTGTTGGTAAGCCTTTGCCCACTTGAGCAGCTTCTGATCTTCCTCTCCGATCACCTTGGCCCCGACCGGCCTGGCCAGCACCTCCAGCGGAGAAAAATCGCCGACGATGATGCAGAAAACCGGCAGTACCCGCATCGGCATCTGCCTGCCGGGTTCGGCAGGGTTCAGCCATTTTTCAAAGGTGTCAAGTGTCAGGCGGTTTCCATTGCCGGTGACCAGGCTGAGGCCGTAGCGTTCAGCCAGTTTATTCATTTTGTCCGCAATCGCACTGCGCGACATCCCGCTGTTTTTTGCCCCTCTGTTTAAAACCCCCTTCATTTCAACCACGGTGTTAAGTGTCGGTAATTTAAACAAAGACAGCTGAACCGCTTTTCTCATGATTCACTCCTTTTTGTCCGTGGCTTGCTTTCTGTGTGTCCGATTTTTTTAGAAAAACTGACATTGACTTGGCTGTGATTTTTGAGTATTGTATTTTAACGTTTATTTATTCGCTTTTGCCGGTATATAGGGTTGCACGGTTTTCGATGTGCTCCGCTTTGGCGGACTTAAATAATATTCCGGAAACACCGTGATGTGTTCTTTGTTAATAGCCTCGGCTATGCCGCGCATCACATAGTCCGATATCCTCTCGCGGCGTATAACCAGAGATACGGTCATGTCGGACCTGTTAAGCTTTTTAGCGATGGCACTCTGGGTGGTTTTATTTTTTTTAATGGCTTTTTTAATTTCGTCGGGTGTCATATTTACCTTCTGTTTCTATTTTTGTTTGGTGTCTGATTAACGTTTAGAATTAAATTATACGTAAATACGTTATTATGTCAAGAAAAAAAACGCATTCGGGTAAAATATTAAGTCGTTTGCTAAAAATTGTTGAATTAGAAACAAATGGCAAACCATCTACATTTGCGAAAAAGGCAGGAATACCGCCAAGTACGTTCCAATATTACATAAAAGGACGATTCCCCAGAGCTGATCATTTACAACGCATTTGCGTTACATATAATTTAGATATAAATTGGCTTTTGACGGGAATAGGCGAACCATACTTAAAGATTATGGAGAATAAAAAAGAAGATGAAATATTCCGGGGGGATGAAAACGACATTTTATATAATAGGGTAGGCCCGGATGAAGATCCGGAGATCGCCGATCTGGTATCCAGGACTGTGGAAGTCCTCAAATCCGATATGGACTGTTCGGCATCCCTGGCCGCCATTATCCGGTCGTTTCACCACACGATGAGAGCGGAAAGGGAAGTTTCAAAATTAAAATCAAGGATAACTGCCATTGAAGAACGTCAGAAAAAGTCGGAAGAAATCAGAAAGGAGGACCCCCCCGAAAAAAAAGAGGAGTTTTTAAAAAGACGGGCAATGTAAAATACGTGATATTCTAAGACAATCGTTTTTATAAAAATTTCCTTTAAGATTGACAAAATGCATCATCCCTGATAGAGTTTTTGAAAATTAAATATTAATTTCTCGAAAAGGCAAATCCGGGGAAACCCGGATACGCAAAGCCCTTGAGCCTGAAACACTGGTTATATAATCCGGTGTACAGGCAGTCAGGCTGCCGAAGGAAATAATTTAGAGGCTGTTTCGTTTCTTTTGGCGGAGCAGCTTTTTTTGTTTTTAGCCGCTGTTCAGCCTCAACCGCCATGTGTCCTGTAAAATAAAATGCCTATGCTGAAATTCTTACACAGTAAATTAATATTTAATCTTAGTCATTTTTTAGGAAATTTTATGGCTAAAACCTTTTCAAATGTCATCGATTCAGAAACCAGGCTGGTCGTTTCCATCATTGACAACGGACCGGATTATGATGACGGGTACTCTATTTCAATTACAACCCCAAGATATCCGGATGGAAAAGATGGGGTGCTGATCAAAGATAATGATCAACAGTTAATTGATCTAAAAGTATTTATTGACGATTTCATTAAGTCAAACAGAGATCAGAACTATAAGCTTCTTTTCGCAAGATATCTTGAAGATTTAGCTAAAATTATACGTAAAAATGTAATCAGATTGGTCTGAATATGCCGGGTAATAAAATGCCTTAATAGTACCAAAAAGGAGGTGTTTAAATGAAAAGAATGGCAACTCTCACATTAATAGGTGTTTCAGGTAAAAAATATACATTCGATGTTTATCCGTATGGCACAATATTTGACGCCATTGGCGCCGTTTATTATATATCCAGACGAACAGAAAAAGCTGATGGCACCGGCTCCCATGATCAAATATACATAGGCGAAACCGGAGATTTGTCTGAAAGGTTTGATAATCACCACAAAGAAACTTGCTTTAAAATGTACAGTGCGAATTGCATTAATATCTATGAAGAGTCTGATGAAAGAAAAAGACTCAACATAGAAAAAGATCTCATAGATGCATACAATCCCCCTTGTAATGGGTAAACATAACAAAGGAAACCTATTAATATGAAGCATCTATTTGAATTTGACCTTTATAAAGCTAAGGATGATCGCAAATATGCCTTTTTTTATAATCCGGATGGAAAGGTTGCTTGGGCAATAGGGCTTCCACCTCCACCGATTCCAATAGTTGGCGTTGGCAGAGCAGGCCCGGAATTGCAAGCTGATTCTCAAGAAGATGCACGCCAAAAATTAATCAAAGCTATCGAATCCGGAAATTATTTAAACAAACCATAGAATTCTGAAAAGCCTATGGAAATAACGCAAAATAAAAAGGGAGAAAGGATTTTATAATGGTTAAAAACATTAAAGTTGACTTTTATAGAGTTAAAATGCCGGACAATTCAAATAGCTCCTTTCAAAACATTATCGACCATGTGTCAGGCTTGCCGGATGATGAATCACGTAACGTTGAAATGCGGGGATATCCGGTTCGCCTTAAAACAACTACGCTATCAAGAAATATTAGAGAAGGCGACATAATGCGCATTCGGATGGATGAACTGCCGCTTAAAGCGAAGATATCTGGGGAAGTCGAAACACTCGATTTTGATGATGATGAGGGTCTTGGAGAAGAAACTGCTTTTTATTACAACTCAAATTTGAGAACACTTCTGCTTCAGCGTAATAAAACAGGGGTATCAGCTTCAGCATTTTCAAAATACTTTGAGGAAAAGGGAGGGTTGGAAGGATCAATCGTATTAGAACCGATACTTCAAGCTGATGTTATAAGGCGTCTTGCTGGTATGCAGATTATACGTAAAATGGATATAAAATTTGCAGGGGTAGATAATTTTAAAGTTTTCCGTGAGTTAGACTATGGTATAGGATCTGTAGCAGATTTGAGTCAATCTTTTGATTCCCCTTCCATAACCTTGTCTATCGGTATGGGAAGAAAAAAAGGTTCTCTTAATCTTGAAAATGTGTTAGCTTCTGTGAGAAGTTTGATCCGTTTTCCGAATTCCAATACAGACCGAATAGATAAGATAGAAGTAAAAGCCAAGGAAGATTTTGAGGGTAATATAGAAATTCTTAACATCCTAGAATACCGAATTGTTGAATCTCTTTCCGTTCCTTTAAATGATGACCGGAGGGTTTTTTATTCAGATCGACAGGTTGCTTTACAACAGGCGTGGAAAAACCGGCAGGAAGAGCTAACCAGAATATTCAGGTAATTGGAGTAGATATGAATATTCATATTGAGCGTTGTTATCCAATTGTTGGAGGGGTTTTAATATCTGGCACATATCTTCTGTTTTTTCGAAATCACTCTTTCCCTGAATCTTTAAGCGATCTTTTTTCAGTCTCAGTGACTATAAGTGCAATCTCAATTGGATTTATAGCCACCTCGAAATCTATTCTCCTCACTATGGAAAACAGGCGTATTATTCAGCAAATTAAAGATCTTGGTTTATATAAAACTTTAATAAATTATATAATGTCCGCAATTCATTTTTGTTTTATTTTTGCCGTATTAAGCGCCCTATACCTTCTTATTGATTTCAAACAACACTTTTGGTGGTATAATTACTCTTTTGCTGCTTGGTTGTTTGTTGGGATCTCATCACTATTATCCTGTTATCGTGTGATCCATATATTTGCAAAAATTTTAAGAACAGAATCTTAGCGGTTTTTTATTTTAAAATATCTTTGCTGGAAAGCCTCTGGGAATCACGTGATAAATGAAATACCTTATCTGAAATTCTTCCACAGCAAATCAATATCCAATGTGAGGTTTATATTAAATGTCAAATGAAACCCTTGAATTTTTAAAATGGTTCATAGGTTTACCGGGTGCTATTGTTGCGACAGTGACACTTCCATTTGTTATTCGGAAGTACCATTTAGAATGCAAAAAAATACTTTATGAAATTCGTAAATTGCAGGTTGAGGTTGGAGAGGCAAAACCAACTACCAGAAAAAGCCCTGGACCATTCTTTATATGGTTTGCACACTATTGGGTAATCCCTTGTTATGGTTCAATGGGAATTTTGGTAATCGTTGGAGCCTTGACAAAGTCAATGATTTTAATCTTAAGTGCATTTATGATTTCATTAGTACTATTTGTCTCAGGTTCAGCTGTCAGTGAGCGCTATTCGGATATTTTGTCATCAGAAAAAAGCAGAAGCAATATAAAAAATAGTGACAAAAAAGGAACCTGACTTGGCATTTCAAAAGGCAGTTAGTGGTTCGGGACCTAAATAGGGTATAGGTTATGCTGATTGTAAGGATTATTTATACTGCTTTCATGGTTTGGCTGTTCAGTTTATCTTTTGTCTTTCTAGGTAGCCTCTGGGAATTACATAAAGATTAAAATTCTTTAACTGAAATTCTCGCAAAGTTCGATTTTCATGACTTCTTGAGAAAACTAATCAATA
This genomic window contains:
- a CDS encoding GIY-YIG nuclease family protein, encoding MKRMATLTLIGVSGKKYTFDVYPYGTIFDAIGAVYYISRRTEKADGTGSHDQIYIGETGDLSERFDNHHKETCFKMYSANCINIYEESDERKRLNIEKDLIDAYNPPCNG
- a CDS encoding IclR family transcriptional regulator, whose amino-acid sequence is MKSYRKIKSVALSNAVLKFLADQKHPVSGREVAKGVNAKYDTVLCHLATHENDLFVERVGEYFKLGQGAALLWARKQAHLKAVIDKSEDELSELEV
- a CDS encoding DUF6731 family protein, whose protein sequence is MVKNIKVDFYRVKMPDNSNSSFQNIIDHVSGLPDDESRNVEMRGYPVRLKTTTLSRNIREGDIMRIRMDELPLKAKISGEVETLDFDDDEGLGEETAFYYNSNLRTLLLQRNKTGVSASAFSKYFEEKGGLEGSIVLEPILQADVIRRLAGMQIIRKMDIKFAGVDNFKVFRELDYGIGSVADLSQSFDSPSITLSIGMGRKKGSLNLENVLASVRSLIRFPNSNTDRIDKIEVKAKEDFEGNIEILNILEYRIVESLSVPLNDDRRVFYSDRQVALQQAWKNRQEELTRIFR